DNA from Elaeis guineensis isolate ETL-2024a chromosome 2, EG11, whole genome shotgun sequence:
CCTCACTAATTGACAAACTTTTACAAACAGCAAAAGGCCTGCTGGAAGCCTATTGAAGCCAACCAATCACAAGTACCAACCATGCTAAAGATAGACACCTGGAGCATGAGCCCAGCTTCAACAATAATCTACATGCACTTTCTTCCTTAACCATGGAATTCACAAGCATTTTGCATGCTTTAGTCAGGGTGCTGATTAACATGATCGGATTAAAATGAAGGGTAACAAATAGAACAACATGAAAGTACAAGGCATTCTTATAGATCTATCTGCCATCCTTGAAAACCCTAGAAAATTAGTCAAGCCTCTTACTAAATAGATTGTTCCTAGGACACTAACAGCTGCCTACATTCTGAAATCCATTACACAAactgtgttattggagaaacagGCTGCAATTTTGTCACCTTCCCTGTTCCAACAGACTTCGAAAATGCCACCACCTCCCCTATATGTCTTCAGAATCCTCCCTTCTCTCACCGACCATATATGCAGGCATTGATCCAAGGACCCACTTGCCAGATACTCTCCATTTGGACTAAATGCCACAGAGTATACCGGTTGCCTGGTATTTATATAATTAGAAATTGATAGTAACAAAAACATCAGCACCAccttaattaaaaaaatcagtGTAATGCATTGCATCTGCACTCGTACCTGTGACCATCTAAGCTGTACAGAAGGCGTCCTAGCTCCACATCCCATAGCTTTATCGTCGAGTCAAAGGATGCACTGTACATTTGCCAAAATTGCTGATTAATACTTAATAGCAGCCAGGAGAGAGAATGATTTTGCTAGATAAGCTTGTGAATTTGCAATACACGGTAAAAATGTCAGTATCATGGCTCTGGAGAGGCTTGTTGAGCATATCATTTGCAACTTAAGATTTCTGATGAACATgttcttgaaagatcaaggatgcCTTGTAGCCATTAAATGCAATAAAAACACAAACCATTCACCAGTATAACTGTTCAATAAAAGCAATATAACGTAAACAACCAGAAACTATTGTGCAAGTTGTGTCGGTGGATTTGCTTGTACCCATGCTTTCATATTTTGTTCACAGAACTGTTTTTACCAAAAATGgcgggagttttttttttttcctggcacGGGGTGGGCGGGGAAGTCTTCAGTAACAACCCTTGCATTGTCAAGACAAGAGGAGTCTTCAGTAACTAAAGGACTCAGATCTGTTAAAAAGGATTCTCAAGCAAGGAAGTCTTCAATAACAACCTTGACTGCAGAGTTACCTTTCGATATGATGGAATAACAAAAACGATTATAAAGCACCCAAAAGTACAGTGTTCTACACTAGTTCATTAGTCATGATTTAAGTTACTACCAAAACCGAAATCACAACTTGAAGCACTTGTTCCATGTAGCTAAAAATCTATAGAGGAAAAGAACACAATAAGAAATAGAAAACAACTGGTCAGGTTTACAGGGTGAAATCTGTAGGTCATAAATAGTGCTCCCTAGTATCCCACGACATTATTCACGTATCTTAAAATCTGAACTGCCTAAAACAAACTAATTACCATTTAGACACGCCAGCCCCTGTTCTAAGAAATTCAGTCTAAAAGCAGATAGTCAAAAGCTAAGAACAAAACACCGTGACCACCTAAGCTTGCGCTCAAAAACATGATTATAGTTTACAGATTGACGTTTGGGTTTGAGAATATTTGGACAGTATACCATCAATTTACCAATTAAAGAAAACATACCACCAATATGTAAATTGATTTTGCTCTTCAGCTTCATATAAAATTATGTAGTTACACAGGCTGTAAAGAAAGAAATAGCTGACAACCTCTCATTATATCATCTTCTACATATCTGGTTTTCCATGACAAAGCATAAGTGTACTGAGAAAGAGTGCCAAGAAAAGGCCCACACGagtgaaaaataaaaaccaaAGTCAACAAACAAGAGAACAACAATATTAACATGCCTCAGCCTACAGCCAAAGTAGAACTAATCTATAGCTTTGCGAAAACAAAATTTACAATTCATGTTGAGGCCATTGAGTAGGCAAGGATGGGAAGCTCGTTATTTTAcaagcaatttttttaaaaaaaagtgccCCAACAAAAACAAGCAACTAAGGTTGGTTGTGCCAGTACTAGAACCGGTACCAGTCGGCCGGTGGCATGGTTTGATACTAGGGGTGCAATAGAGCCGAGCTGAATAGTTGGAAGCTCGAGCTCGACTTAAAATACTCGAGCTTAAAACTCGGTTCAAGATCGACTGAGCCTTAATATTCCCAGCTCGAGCTTGGCTCGATGAAAAATAGGCAAAAATCGAGATTGACTCGACTACAATATCCATTAAGCCATACTCGAACTCGAAATCGAACCTTagtctactaataatatatatatattataaataaaaataatattattaaaaatatatttacatttgAGTAAGCTCATGAGCTTTCGAGCgaaatattttatttgagctcAACTCGAAAAACTATTCGAACTACTCGAGCTCGACTTGAGCTTAATAATAATCGAGTCGAGCCGAGCTCAAGTAGCTAGCAAGTGGCTCAACTCGTTTGCACCATTATTTGGGACACCCCCATGCCATTCCGTGCCAGGCCCGAACTGACACAATAGAGAggtggggggggagagagagagagagagagagagcctctAGAAACTCGCTAAGGCCATTGTTATCAAGGAAGAGGATCTCCAAATCGATTGAAATAGGGGCTTCAACCCTTATTTCGTTTTTTATTGTGGTGTTAATAGGGGAAGTCGGCAACTCCCTGTTCAACCAAACATGATAAGGATGGATAATTTGGTCCTGTCTAGCTAATTGTGAAACCCATGTTGTATGAATATGCATAGTATTATGAGGCACCAGTACACATGTCAGTTCTAAAGCTACAATTCAAAATATGCTAATCTATTCATTATGAGTCAAAATACACCTAGTTCTAAAGCTGTAATTCAAAATATGCTAGCCTATTCATTATGGATCAAAATACACCCAGTAACAAGTGCTTGATACATATATAGTCAAACTCAGCATTAGAGAGATTATGAAAAAGATTACCTTGCCAGCACCAATTGCTGATTGGGGTTGTTTGTACCAGGACCTGTGGGGCTCCATCTAATAGTATATAtttcctgaaaaaaaaattattcaagaaTCTGTAACGAGGTTAGCTAAAAGGAGTTGCAACATTACGTCAAGCAAAAGATGCAGGACCTTGCTATGCTCCTTGAAGTCGTGCAAACATTTGTCCTGCTTCAGACTCCAAATCTGTCAAAATTTTACACAAGATACGAGATTCAATTTCCAGGCGAAGTTTCCATTTATCAAATGCAAAAAAGAGGCtggttcaaaataaattttcctTTTAGGTTCTTGCACCAGACAGTTACTTATGTTCCATGTCAAATATCAGGGACTGTCAAGCAAATTCAGGGAGTTAGCCATAATGTCTAAGAACAAAGAGTACAATACTATATTAGACCACGAAAACTAAGAACCAAATCATGGCAGATGGTGTCCCAAGCCAAGATAGAAAAAGTAAAATGGTTGAGTTAGGTTGAGAACCATTCATAAATTGAAGcataatttttagataaaaattggtTAACTATTGAAAACAGTGCCTATAAATAGCTGGGACAACATTGATAGTTGAGATTATGTTTATGGTTATCCTAAAAAACTAAGAAAATATCGCTCCATGCAAAATAGTTGACGTCTCAAATTGACTACAAGAATATAGCTTAAGAGAAGGAAGTGTAAATGTTCACTATGATATATTCTAAATCTGGTAACATATGGATATGATGAATAAGGAAAGACATTCAAATGGAATGTAAAACTATGCATACAGAAACAGTTCTTGCTTCAAGGATGTTCATTACCTTAGCAGTTCCATCATCAGAACATGAAGCCAACAGTGAACCAGTTGGATCCCATTTGATGGCATTAACTTCACCCTGAAATGAAAAAACTGATGAATTATTCTCTCATGCCAACTTAATATCACAATCTCTACTTCAAGCGACAGTAAATGTTTTCAATTATTGTCAATTATTTGGCACTAGCATGCTCTATTTTCTATAGTGGCTCAAACTCTGAAATGGAACTATAGTTAGTAAAAGAGAATGGATATATTAAAACCAGGTATCCAATGTTCAACTATAGTCTAGGGCAAGCAGTAACTTTGCTAGTACAACTGATCTCTTTATCAAACATACACTTTGATAGTCCACTATTTCCCTAATTTGTAACCATATGACACTTTcaaaaaatatcatcatatcCAACATAATTATATTGACAGACAGGAGGCTATCAAATAGAACATTCCCTAAAGAAAGATTAAAAGAGGTGTTTAAAACGGTTGATTTATTTGTTATGCATGTCATGCCACAAACATCAGAATTGACACAAAATGCAACAAAGGCTAAGCATTTTCCCTACAAAAAGTGATTTCATCCTGTTTCTGAGGTCTATGGCCTTGTGAGCAAAGCATGAACCCTTCCTACCTAATAGTGTATCACTTGATTTTAGTTTTTTTAGGCTCTCGTCTATTACATCCTTCTTTTCTTAATATATCAATGATTAGATGTATAAGATATCTTAAACTTATGGAAACTTTGCTCTAACTTTTACTAGATTGACAATAAAATGTAGCAAGCAATGCCatattttcttttataattttctaatttttgatttttttctgattttttcatttctcttttttctggactaattttattttaaataattacaaATTTGGACTGAAATGCTCAAATATGGATATGTTGGCACAGAATGATGCTTCAACCTTCTACCAGTCATAACAAGTACAGATCAATAGTGGTCATTAATCTCTTGTTTGCAACATAAAAAAGATTACatttttcaaaagaaagtaaaagctcTGGAACCTTGGTATGGCACTGCagagattaatcaagatttttaggataGAGAGATGATAGTTTTCACTTCAAGCAGGAGTTGATCCACAAGACAGCCTAAAAAAATTACTGGCAGTGGCCTAATGAGGAATTTTTTGGGTACAGGTTCATATACTCTACAAGATCTTTCATTGATCAGTCCTGAAGTGACAATCATCATAGCATTGGCCTTCCATCTTTCACCCAATGCACCTTTCATTTTTTAAGCCAAAAAACTTTGCATCCCAAATTTCTTCCCCTCCGTAGTTTCAACCAATCATTTAGCAGGCTCTGCGGTACAAACAACCCTGTCTGGTTCAAACAGCTCTTCCACTATATTGCTTGTTTTGAATTGTTTTAATAAACATAATGAAGTCATCCTAGTCTAAATTGGCAATGGATCAGAACAAACTGGTTAGTCAAATAGAGTCCTGCCAACACTGCCCAAGAAGATACACTTTGATCATACTCCACAACATTAAAAGAAATCTTAACTAAAATTACAATAGGGCAGTGATATGCCATGGTTTTCAATGgcacatattttattttaaaaaaaaaaaatccaaaactcaACGAGTCAATCATCTATAGGAGCTGATACTTCATTGCTTACAAGCACCAGCAgactataataaataaattttggaACTTTTTATCAAGCTGATGTAGCATGTCTGGTTAATAGAAAAGGTTGACTTCAGAGCCCCATGTTCCAGGGGAAAAAATGCACTAAAATTAAAAAGAATACAGTAAGATAGAACTATGAAATCAGCTTCTTGTTTTTGTAGTTGTACATATTATGAAGGGAGATGTACCTCATATTGGCAGCATGACAATGAAACTGaaataagatttaatcaaattattacTTAAAgcacaccatgattatcaatgaCAACCTGATGACCGGAGAAACCCTTAATTGGACGATTCTCACCAATCTTACAAACATAAATCATATTGTCTGTCGAGCACGTTGCAAAAGAATTATTGTTTCTCCAATCAACATCAAGTGTTGGAGCTGAAAAGATAAACAGAAATCAAACACATCAAGGCTGTCATATTTCACTAACATTAGAAGTACTGCACATAAACATATATGTAATGATAGCAAGATAACAGTACCTGagtgaaattcaaattgttgctTACACTCCCATGTTTTTGTATCCCACACAATAGCGGTTTTATCTACACTTCCACTGAGGAGAAAATCACCCTTCTTATTCCATTTCAGGGAGAAAATTGGTCCTTTATGTTTAATTAAAGTATTCCTCAATTCCCCTGCTTACACCCAAAGATGGAAAAAAACAAAACTAACAGAAAGGATTAGAGAATTTAACATTATGGTGCCTTATAATACACCTATTCGGAAAAGGGTACCAGAAATAAGCCTCAAGATgggaaaaaaaatcatttttatgATTCTCTATTCACCGTTCACCATAAAACTGTCACTCAAAGATGCCAAAAACAAAATATCCGAACAGAATTTATAGAAAGTATACAAGAATTTAACATGGtggaattaataataaaatactaattttatgACTGTTACATTAAAAGGTACATGTCATAAATAAAATGCGTGTATTATGCCTTAATGATTTCGTTATATTGCACAAATTACTTTATTATACATAATTGTTGATGGGCAGCTTAACCTCCAAAAGAAACCCTAAAGTTCTAGTGGAGACCTTTAGGCTAGAGACTACAATTAGGCTACCAAAGTTACTTGGCTACAGGTGATTATAGTATGAAGCATCCCCACAATGTTGCTGATCAAAGAAAAATGTTAGTTAAACAAGGAGATGCACTACCTTAAGTCCAAGAGTCTAATGATGatgcaaatttaattaaatcttatgaTATGAATTGCCTTAAAGCCTTTCTTGGTCAGAATACTAGGCCTGCAATTGATAATCTTATGATATTGTTCTTGGAGTCTGAATTGGTAAGGTGGCAAAGGCAAATAAGTTTCTGGCATAGAGCACCGAACAACCAAATTCTTTATGGCAGAACATCAAAAGCATAAAACTACTATAGTCCATGTATTCCATTTCccttcaaagaaaaaaaaggcgGTATGTGGAAGGTACTTTATTACTCCAGATGTTGCATATTTTCGTCATTTTCTATAAACCCTCCTTTTACCTACtacttttaatgctcatagtTGTTCTTAATATTTTAAGTGTTTCTGGTAGGAGACCAAATATTTTAATCCAAAACCTAGGTTAAGGATCTGTCCAAAACTGAAACAGCATTTTTTTCTAAGATGCAAAAGAAGCGCACATCGAAACATAATTGTCAAATAGCCCAAGGAACCCAAGGTGACATACCTAGCTTATTGCCTAGGCAGTCGGTTAAAATGACTTTGTACAAGATCCATTCCTAGATAACAACTTTGTGATAAATCAATCAAATTTTAGTTGAGCCATACGCTAATATCCAAAGATTAATGTTTGATATGCCTTACATGAGATTGTTATACTGCAAGATTCATTGACGATTTAAAACAATTGTATCAGAATTTGTAATATTTAAACTCAAGGAATTTTACTAATATAATATCATTGTTGTCATAGCTAAGTTGGTATATATTGCTGAAAATGACTGGAACAGCAATTAGGGTCACTTGTTCAACATTTCAATTTAAGTTACATTTGCTATTTTCAAAACAATTTGATCTCTctttgaattcaaatctactagACAAGTAGACATCATTCAACACGTCATGTGCATGCATATCCATGGGAATAAGGTTTGTTATCTTAGTACCAGACCCCGTACCAGTACCATCCTATTAGAGAATGGTACAGTACAAGAGTGTCGGTATGCTACGAGATGCCATACCGGTATGATATTAGTACAGCATGGGGCAGTACGACAAACTTTacacatgatacatacatcaaaTCTGCAAACAAATATGTCACATATGAATAAATATGTATGACCATGGCAATCTTGGTGATGATGAACCCAGCACTTTCAGATCTTCTGCTGCTCAAAATCCCGGCAAAGTGCCTAGGAACCACTCATAACCACAGTTCAACCAACAAGCAAAGTTTAAAGAAGTCTGCAAAGCTGATATACCTTAGGAGGCAAATAACTATGGTCTCAGAAATTTGAGATAAACATCATCTGTAATCAATAAATAGGAGTATATGCTTGTCATGCACCCAAGCATCATGATTAGATCTTAAAAGAAGAAACTGACCCAATAAAATATTCATCTGATACAACTTTTATCTAGAAGGGAGAAAAAGCTAACCTTATTGTGTAGTAATGCGGACAATAGTGACAACATATAAAAACTGGAAAAACAAGCATAAAAATATCGAATTAAAACTGATATTGCTCATGTTATCTCTCCATCCACATCTCACCATCGTGCAAATAAAGTAGGAAAGGAAGTACAAGGATCTGATCTAGTTATATGGTGCCTCACCCTACAGCCCAAACAACTGCCATAAACTTTAAACTTCAAAAGGCAAAGGAAATAGCATAAGAAAAACTTTGAACATCAAAAGCATAGAAAATATCACAAGGAGTTgaggaaaataaaatattaaagaaaACATACAAGAGGAGCAAAACAAATGATTAAACGAAATGAAAAATCATGCTCTAACAACTTACCATCCCTACTCCATATTCTTGCCTGCCCATCATAGGAACCTGTTGCAAGTAGCGTACCTTCTCCCTATACAGAAACAGGTGAAGAGGGATGAATCAACAAAAGTTCCAAAGGGATGTCTAGAACACAACCAGACTTACAACTGCAGCAACCATCTGTTCTAGAGTTTGAGTTCaaaattttgtattagattaattaTCAGCCACTCAATAACTGTATGAGAGGAACTCACGCTCCAGTCTAGGGTTGTAACATCCTTGCTCTTTTCATTAGTTCTACCCCTGAAATGTTTCAGAACATATACATTTGGAGGTGAAATTTGCATACTGGAACCACAAGGGCCATCTGGAATTGTCCAAATTCTTGCTGTTGAGTCTCCAGAACTACCAATTGAGAAGGCAGAaagtaagagaaaaataaataagtgAAGAATGAAAGATCCTATATGAGATAGACAACAAAGCAACATCAAAAAACTCTCGCATAAAAACCAAATAAAAAAAACCTCTTAGTCAGAACTCTTATGTAGGTATGTCCTGCCATGTGAAAACAAAAGAATACAAAATAGTAAAATGACTATTGAAGTTCTGCAAATGTTTGCTGGTTAACAAATCTTGATCCCTAAAAGAATTATTCACATCCTATGAACTCCTTTTAGGCCATGGTAGTGGTAAAACTTGAGCTTAGATAAACGACTTAGAAGGCAGTCATTCTCCCTAAGATCGAAGTCTTTACCTAACTAGTTCTTTTAATCAATACTTTAACATCGGACAATTCAATGCTATTTGGCCTTTCATAATGCAGACGCTTGCTTATGAAGGATGGTAAGTCTCCCAACTACAAGTTACTAATAAGGGTGCAAGTAGAACAAGTTTTTAAGATGAATCTGTACTTCTCAGTTCCCAGAATCCACCACTAAGATGTATTTCTGAAAAAGCTCAATAtgcttttaacaaaaaaaaaaaaaaaaaaaaaagatacaactgCATGGACTTGGATATGTTCTTTTATCAGCCAACAAGTTATGACTACAAACAGTGGGATAAAATTAGTGGCTGCAATGTCCTACAGCTGCTACAATAGCATTATATAAGCCCAACAACTTTTTCAAATTTCAAGATGACATTACAATATGAATATACCTTTTCATAATGAAAATTTCTTTAACATATCTATCATTATATTGTTCAAGTAGAAATCTCATATAAAATCATAAGCTGTTTTGATGGCTGAAGATGTTTCTTTTTAATAGTGACATTTAAATATTCATTCCAGTCTAAATATTTTGATAGATGGCAGTTTTTGGAAATATTAAAACTGGGGAAAATTGCCTCCAGCAACTTCACAGGAAGAGTGGAAAGAAAGAAACTGAGATAATGAAAGTTGGTCAAAAGACTTATATAGACGCAAGGATGATAACTCTCGTTAGTGATAGGCTGAAGAATCATTTGAATCTGGAGTCTGTCTGTGTTTCTTTCACTGAAATTTACTGGTTGCTCCTCATTGGCAACACCTTGTGTTTGCGTAGTTAGTGAACTGCACAACCTTTATTTGCTATAGGCAGTACTTTAATTTCTATTAGAAATATTTAAAGCACAGAATATTAAAGAAGTGAAAGCCTCTTGTTTGCAATTTTAGGAATTGAACCCATACATGGAAGGAGCCAGGAGCCAGGAGCCAGGAGCCCAGAGGCCATCATATCAGTCTGATGGAGACATTCTAGTTTGCTTGCAAAAGGTGTTCTATTGTCCTACGTTAGGAGTTTCTCTGTACCGTATCAAGTTTTATGTGTACATAATAGCCTTATATAAAACCTGAGTAAGCAAGATAAAAGGATCCTACCTACATTGATATGCAAATGGGTGTAATAAGAACAATAAAGTTGGCAAACAAAACTCACCATCCATATGACTGGATGATAGAGATTCACCTCTATTGAGCAATAATGTTATGCCTAAAAATTAGGGAAATTTGGGCCATGCACTAGTCAGATACAAAGTTTCATGTTAAGGCCCATATTCAGGATATATTTGCAGTTCTCCCCTTGAAAAAGGGTTGGAAACACTTCTTCCATGTTTAAGTGTCAAAAGAAAGTACTTTGTGGGAAAGATGGAGCAGTTATTGGGTGAGACTAAAGTTGCATATTGAGTCCATCAGGTCCAGGTCTAGCATGACCCATGAGTGACTTGAATTCCTTCAGAGTGTCAACTCAACATCTCGTAAGATATATTAGGAATTCTGAGAAAGGTTAATATAGCATACTGAATATTCTAAGTCAACAAATGATATGTCAGAACAGGTTTAATGGCAGTTTAGCATTCAAAACTCACAGTCTGAACTTCTGAGGTTAATATATGTCAAAAGGAGACACACAAGTGGCAATCTCGACAGCTATAACAAATATGCCGGAACTTTCAAAAAATACAACTCAAATCAACCATATTAATtacagtatttttattttttaaatgctATTCTAAGTCACATGAATAAGCTAAAACTATACCTACCCAGATGCTAGAAGAGAACCTGCTGGACTCCATGCACAAGCAAAGACctaaaagcaaaagaaaagcaAATGGAAGAGGCAAGTAGGACAGgacaaatgaaaaaaaatgtgtatcaaaaaattattatatacaattataaaccCGAACCTCAGAACTGTGTCCTTCCAAAGTGGTTACATCAGAACTAGAAATCTCATGAGGTACTGATTGTGAGCTAGGGGTAATATCCATTGGTTCAGGCCCTAAAACAGAGCAAGCAAGTTATACATCAACATTAACGGATAACAATGCAGATGACACATTTTTAGATGCAAATCACAAAAGTGCAAAACTAAAGGATATTGCTAAACATTAAACAGTTCTgcagagagaaaagaggagaaagagaaatcCCTTAAAAGAGAAACAAAAGAATTGTACTGAGAAACTAAAAATACATggcaattaaaaatattaatcattCCAACTTGCATGTTTTGTCTTGAGGATAGCACTAGAGATCCAAGTCAGGTCTCTAAATAACAGGGTAAATATTGCAGTTTAGTTTTGTACATGGAATCAATCAATCACTGAGGGGTTCATAACATCAATGCACTGAAAAATGAAGATGTGGTGGAGCAACAGTATCTACAAATGGTTACTCAGATATTTACTAAAGGTGAGGGATCCTGAGCTCTAATTAATAAGCTGAAAATGGCACAGAGCATTGTTCCCATTATCAGTTGAGATCCTCATATCAAGAAATGGCAAATCTCCATACGTGGGGCTCCTTTACATACATAATAACTATTTCATCAAACTCTTTGTACCTGAGGCTGGAAATTTTGTTAAAACTGAAAGTGGGAACTGTAGTTGCAGGTGTGAGATAGATGTGCGGCTTGATGGTTTGGGCTTAATATCCAACCTATGTAACACAGTTCAACTCTATGCCTCCTAGTTTGACCATATATCCACCTAGACATCCTTCAGTGCTCATGACACCTCCACAGTGCCTAATAATATAATCTATGTAATGAAgttgattttataatttttggcccTTCTCATTATCCAACATTCTCAACTCCAAGGTGATCGGATGGAGAGATAGATGAAGATATTACTGAACAAAAGTGCAGCTTTAACCTTATAGCATTAAAAAGTAAATTAAAAGAAAGGAGCAAATGTTGCTAACCTGTTGATTTTACAACAAAATCCAATGTACTTAATTCCTTAGAATTTTAAAACACAATTATGACTAAAAGGGCATGAATGAGCCCAAAAGGAAGAAAGACACTCAAAAACTCTACCTCCACAACCCCCATTTTCATCAAGTCTGGCCTTATCTTTGCGCTCTGCATGTTGCTTTTCCTTTTCTCTATCTTGTTCTTTATCCCGTTCCATCTTTTCTTTATTCCTCTCCTGATCTTTCTCTCTATcctgtctttctctctctctctcacctccAGGTTGCCGTTCATGCTCTTGCACATGTTCCTTATCCTGTTCCTTCTCTATATCACGTTCCTTCAGAAGTTTTTCCTTCCTCTTCTCCCTTATAATTTGTTGCAACTCATCGACATCTTTTGTGATAAGATCCAAAGGTTGTAACAGAGAAAAGTCATCATCAACATCCAACTCACTCTGGCAAGTTCCAAGAAGTACAAAGGAACACAGAAGTTTGTTAGTCCCCAATATACATTCTGTTATGCCTTAAATAAATTTCCAATACTTAAAAATTACATGGTGATGGTCCAAACACTTACAGATTCTAAGTTTGCTTCCAACTCTATATATTGAAGGCCTTTCTGCACAATTGTAACAAGAGCACCTGGTGGAACAATATTTCCATCAATATCACACTTGTTGATCCCTGCCTCG
Protein-coding regions in this window:
- the LOC105033509 gene encoding WD40 repeat-containing protein HOS15, which produces MTKSTITSTELNYLVFRYLQESGFTHSSFALGYEAGINKCDIDGNIVPPGALVTIVQKGLQYIELEANLESSELDVDDDFSLLQPLDLITKDVDELQQIIREKRKEKLLKERDIEKEQDKEHVQEHERQPGGERERERQDREKDQERNKEKMERDKEQDREKEKQHAERKDKARLDENGGCGGPEPMDITPSSQSVPHEISSSDVTTLEGHSSEVFACAWSPAGSLLASGSGDSTARIWTIPDGPCGSSMQISPPNVYVLKHFRGRTNEKSKDVTTLDWSGEGTLLATGSYDGQARIWSRDGELRNTLIKHKGPIFSLKWNKKGDFLLSGSVDKTAIVWDTKTWECKQQFEFHSAPTLDVDWRNNNSFATCSTDNMIYVCKIGENRPIKGFSGHQGEVNAIKWDPTGSLLASCSDDGTAKIWSLKQDKCLHDFKEHSKEIYTIRWSPTGPGTNNPNQQLVLASASFDSTIKLWDVELGRLLYSLDGHRQPVYSVAFSPNGEYLASGSLDQCLHIWSVREGRILKTYRGGGGIFEVCWNREGDKIAACFSNNTVCVMDFRM